From Pseudomonas fluorescens, one genomic window encodes:
- a CDS encoding carboxy terminal-processing peptidase, giving the protein MKHLFPSTALALFIGLGSLSLSANTFAANSWDKLQPDRDEVIASLNVVELLKRHHYSKPPLDDARSVIIYDSYLKLLDPSRSYFMASDIAEFDKWKTQFDDFLKSGDLNAGFTIYKRYLDRVKSRLDFVLAELNKGVDKIDFTTKETLLIDRKDAPWLKSTTELDDLWRKRVKDEVLRMKIAGKDSKQIQETLTKRYKNQLSRLDQTRAEDIFQAYINTFAMSYDPHTNYLSPDNAENFDINMSLSLEGIGAVLQSDNDQVKIVRLVPAGPADKTKQVAPADKIIGVAQGNKEMVDVVGWRLDEVVKLIRGPKGTVVRLEVIPANNAPNDQTSKIVPITREAVKLEDQAVKKSVLNLKQDGKDYKLGVIEIPAFYLDFKAFRAGDPDYKSTTRDVKKLLTELQKEKVDGVVIDLRNNGGGSLQEATELTSLFIDKGPTVLVRNADGRVDVLEDENPGAFYKGPMALLVNRLSASASEIFAGAMQDYHRALIIGGQTFGKGTVQTIQPLNHGELKLTLAKFYRVSGQSTQHQGVLPDIDYPSLIDTKEIGESALPEAMPWDTIRPAIKPAVDPFKPFLAQLKSEHDDRTAKDAEFVFIRDKLALAQKLMAEKTVSLNEAERRAQHADIEAKQLAMENIRRKAKGEEPLKELKKEDEDAIAAEPDKTKPEDDAYLSETGRILLDYLKLNTAVASNKK; this is encoded by the coding sequence ATGAAGCATTTGTTCCCCAGCACCGCACTCGCTCTATTCATTGGTCTTGGCAGCTTGTCGCTGTCAGCCAATACGTTCGCAGCCAATAGCTGGGACAAGCTTCAGCCCGATCGTGACGAGGTGATTGCCAGCCTGAACGTCGTCGAACTGCTCAAGCGCCACCACTACAGCAAGCCGCCACTCGATGATGCGCGCTCGGTGATTATCTACGACAGCTACCTCAAGCTGCTGGATCCCTCGCGCAGCTACTTCATGGCCAGCGACATTGCCGAATTCGACAAATGGAAAACCCAGTTTGACGATTTCCTCAAGAGCGGCGATCTGAACGCCGGCTTCACCATCTACAAACGTTATCTGGACCGAGTCAAATCGCGTCTGGACTTCGTCCTCGCCGAACTGAACAAGGGCGTCGACAAGATCGACTTCACCACCAAGGAAACCTTGCTGATCGATCGCAAGGATGCACCGTGGCTCAAGTCCACCACCGAACTCGACGACCTGTGGCGCAAACGCGTCAAGGACGAAGTGCTGCGCATGAAGATTGCCGGCAAGGATTCCAAGCAGATCCAGGAAACCCTGACCAAGCGCTACAAAAACCAGCTGTCGCGCCTGGACCAGACCCGCGCCGAAGACATCTTCCAGGCGTACATCAATACCTTCGCCATGTCCTACGACCCGCACACCAACTATCTGTCGCCGGATAACGCGGAAAACTTCGACATCAACATGAGCCTGTCCCTCGAGGGCATCGGCGCCGTGCTGCAGAGCGACAACGACCAGGTCAAGATCGTACGCTTGGTGCCGGCCGGCCCTGCCGACAAGACCAAGCAAGTGGCCCCGGCGGACAAGATCATTGGCGTAGCCCAGGGCAATAAAGAGATGGTCGACGTGGTCGGCTGGCGCCTGGACGAAGTGGTCAAGCTGATTCGCGGTCCGAAAGGCACCGTGGTGCGCCTGGAAGTGATTCCGGCCAACAATGCGCCGAACGACCAGACCAGCAAGATCGTGCCGATCACTCGTGAAGCGGTGAAGCTCGAAGACCAGGCGGTTAAAAAATCCGTGCTCAACCTCAAGCAGGATGGCAAGGACTACAAGCTCGGCGTGATCGAGATCCCGGCCTTCTACCTCGACTTCAAGGCATTCCGTGCCGGTGATCCGGACTACAAGAGCACCACCCGCGACGTCAAGAAACTGCTGACCGAGTTGCAGAAAGAGAAAGTCGACGGCGTCGTTATCGACCTGCGCAACAACGGCGGTGGTTCCCTGCAGGAAGCCACCGAGCTGACAAGCCTGTTCATCGACAAGGGCCCGACCGTGCTGGTGCGCAATGCCGATGGCCGGGTCGATGTGCTCGAAGACGAAAACCCGGGCGCCTTCTACAAAGGCCCGATGGCGTTGCTGGTCAACCGCCTGTCGGCCTCGGCCTCGGAGATTTTTGCCGGCGCCATGCAGGACTACCACCGCGCGCTGATCATTGGCGGCCAGACCTTCGGCAAAGGCACCGTGCAGACCATCCAGCCGCTGAACCATGGCGAACTGAAGCTGACCCTGGCCAAGTTCTACCGGGTTTCCGGCCAGAGCACCCAGCATCAGGGCGTACTGCCGGACATCGACTACCCGTCGCTGATCGATACCAAGGAAATTGGCGAAAGCGCCCTGCCGGAAGCCATGCCGTGGGACACCATCCGCCCGGCGATCAAGCCGGCCGTGGACCCGTTCAAGCCGTTCCTCGCCCAGCTCAAGAGCGAGCATGACGACCGTACCGCCAAGGATGCGGAATTCGTGTTCATCCGCGACAAGCTGGCCCTGGCGCAGAAGCTGATGGCGGAAAAAACCGTCAGCCTCAACGAAGCCGAACGCCGTGCGCAACATGCCGATATCGAAGCCAAGCAACTGGCGATGGAGAACATCCGGCGCAAGGCCAAGGGCGAAGAGCCGCTCAAGGAGCTGAAAAAAGAGGACGAGGACGCCATCGCCGCCGAGCCGGACAAGACCAAGCCGGAAGACGACGCCTACCTGAGCGAGACCGGGCGCATTCTGCTCGACTACCTGAAGCTCAATACCGCGGTGGCCAGCAACAAGAAGTGA